The Ictalurus punctatus breed USDA103 chromosome 6, Coco_2.0, whole genome shotgun sequence DNA segment CATGAGGACGCAGCAATTTTTAGTCTTGAACCAGCCAAAAGACGGAAGAGAACCCAAACCTTCTGGCATGAACTCTAACCACTACACAACAGAGTGACAAAAGCAACTCTGTGTGTTGAACTCTGCTGCCTTTTGGCTGGTTTAACGCAACTACAAATTGTTGCGTCCTCATAAAGTGATTTATGATGACAAAAGTCCAACACAGGTGTGGGGCTTCTGTCTCTTGGTGGTGTAGTGGGTAGTGCTCATGTTTGTGGTGTGGCTTTTTCAGGTTCTAACCTGCCTTTTGGCAGGTTTAAGAATTAAAAGTGGTGCTGAAGAAGTATGaaggtgtgatggagagagtggtgCATGAGACTCTGTGGCTCAGTTGGCTGAGGCGTCACCGCTGTGGAGCAGAAGGTGCTTGGATCAAAACCCAACCAGAGTGCTTGCCTAGAGATTGAGGGAGTGGGAGCTTTGTGgtgtggaggaggagtaggCTGTGTGGGTGTGGCTGGTGGTGTAGGTTGGGGAATAGGAACTAGGTGTGAGGGTGCAGATAAGTGGGCCTGAGCTCAGGATGCAGTGGTATAGGTGTGTCTAGTCTCAATGTTGGTATGTAAAGGCAGTGCTTGTGAATTGGAGAGGGCAGGGTGAGGAGTAGTGGAGATGGCAGAGTAAGGAGGGGTGGAGCAGCAGAGGGGGGAGAGTGCACACCCCTGGGTGTAGACTAGGACTGTGTGAATGAGGGGTGTGCACTCAGGGTTGGGAGGCAGAGCTGACTGGATGGGGAGTAGCAGCAGGGAGGGCAGAGAAAGGGAGGGTGcaggtttgggggggggggagagagagagagagagagaggcataaAGAAGATTCAGCTCTTTAATTGCCTGTTACTACACCCTTCTTTTTAACCCCACACTCCTCTCCCCAGCCTAACCATGCACCCCTcatacccttttttttttttttaacctcttcCCTGGGTGCACAACCCACTCTCCTCAGCCTAACCCACTCTCCTCAGCCTAACCCACTCTCCTCAGCCTAACCCACTCTCCTCAGCCTAACCCACTCTCCTCAGCCTAACCCACTCTCCTCAGCCTAACCCACTCTCCTCAGCCTAACCCACTCTCCTCAGCCTAACCCACTCTCCTCAGCCTAACCCACTCTCCTCAGCCTAAGTGCACCCctctcacactttttttttaaacctcttcCCTGGGTGCacatccctctctcccccccactCTCCTCAGCCTAACCCACACTCCTCAGCCTAACCCACACTCTCCTCCTAAGTGCACCCctctcacacttttttttttaacctcttcCCTGGGTGCacatccctctctcccccccactCTCCTCAGCCTAACCCACACTCCTCAGCCTAACCCACACTCTCCTCCTAAGTGCACCCctctcacacttttttttttaacctcttcCCTGGGTGCacatccctctctcccccccactCTCCTCAGCCTAACCCACACTCCTCAGCCTAACCCACACTCTCCTCCTAAGTGCACCCctctcacacttttttttttaacctcttcCCTGGGTGCACATCCCTCTCTTCCCCCCCACTCTCCTCAGCCTAACCCACACTCCAGCCTACATACCCCTCCCCTCATACACACATGCCTGTTAGCTGAGAACTCTTGTTGGGTTTTGATCCAAGCACCTTCTGATCCACAGAGGCAACGACTCAACCATTTGAGCCACAGAGTCTCTTACCTGCGCATGCTTCCATCCCACCTTCATACTGCTTCACACtgcttttattctttaaaagtGCATCGCCTGCCAAGAGGGAGGCTCGAACCTGCAcaaacaaccaccaccacacaaCCATGAATtctaaccactacaccacacAGGCACAGGAAAACAAACAGGGTTTGTTGGACTTTAATGATTATACATCAGGACGCTGAAAATTTTAGTCTTAAACCAGCCAGAAAGCAGAGACAATACTGACTGTTCCTTCTGATATCGACCTCCGCTTTATTTAGGGACTCATTATTAGGGACTATTctatttctgttcctcaaacgtctgtgaaacttgttcagttgttgaatctttttatgtcaatacaaatatttgtttatagatGTTTAAAAAGACAGAACCTTACGATACTACTGTTACAGTAAGATAAAATCttaattctgtgttttaaattaaaCCTGTTTCGTTACTCtttggtgttttttatttaaacaggaGAAGACAAAGCGTTTCCCCATGTGGAGGTGACTCTCAGCTCAGGATTCACGCAGTACAGCGCTGACGCACTCCTGCTGGACTGTCTACGTTGGTTTATTTACTCCCTTAGCCTAaaaactgatattttttttatttttttttaaatattgctgacaaaaaaagtgcaaaacacAATGTTAATTCCTGAAATTGACTCCGTTAGTTCAATATGTTCAATAGATAGTTATGTGTGTAACGTCTTATGATGCGttctgctctcagccaatcgaAACACACGGTTTTATACTGACATAAGCGATGTATGTACTCAATTTTTCTGaactgatgaaataaaaacagttcttCGTCACGGACTCTTGAGTATTTGGACTCGACTGTGTACGTTAGGCCtcaagagaaaaataaaatgtttaaaaaaaacccaaaaaaaacagtGGCTCTCGCAGTCGTGTGGTTTAAACCTTCCTTCACTCACAACACACTTTGGGCTCGATGTTCGTTTCTAAATCAGCGTTTCTATTTACGTTCGTAATTGTTCGGACATCTGAAGGACTGAAACTGAATGTGTACGTGTCGAATATAATAATTGAACATCATGAGACGTGTATACGTGTATAAAATACAATACGGAGACAAAATACGAGTCTAGAcggtgcgagtgtgtgtgtgcgagagctCTTTAAATGCTGTCGGACGTGTGAATGTGGCGAATACTGAATATAAACCAACATTACAGCGGTAATAATAAGCCATCATTTTCGACACACTTTCTTATAATACTAAGTAAATActaaaacatcatttaaaagcACTTTAACAAAataatggttttattttatcttttgtCGGCAAAAACAAATCTAATACTTGCCATTCAGTGCCATTACTTTCTACATCCTAATGTAAAGCGTGATAAATTACTCTATTTGTACTGACTCCGCCTACTATTTGACACTTTTAGGCAGAAACGCCCCAAATGACATATAGATTAAGGTCAAAACCCAAAACCAGTTTTTGATCTAAATCAGTTCAGTCAGACTCGTCCTGACTGAAGAGAACATAAACAACGCCGTATTATATGATTCGATGGATTTATACTGAATtcaataacaaatatatatctatataaatcTCTTGAATAACGAATGACAATATGATACACATAACAACACGCATGTTCTATTTAAATAAGCGAAGCACAACATAGCTTTGAATCAAAATGTGTAGTGTTTACTGCAGCAAGAACAACACGAAACGCACTTTATGGCAAACACCTACGCGATACGTGTGCAAACAATGACTTACAGATCTGTTTAGATACGCTACATCACCTACTGCTGTGCTGCATGTACGACACGACATGCTGGTCATATATTAGAAAGAAcgattataaacacacacaaaaatcactcCAATAAAACCTCCACATTGATGATCAGAGCACAAATGTAAAGTTCTTTCAAAGTGCTGACAGTTTtacagcaaacatttttttgtacaaGAGTCGCCTGTAAGCCTCAAGCGgtacgtccatccatccgtccgtacCGCGCATCCTTTAGGGTCGaggggcacaagacggggtacaccctggacggggtgccaatccatcacagggcacaatcacacacccattcatacactacagacactttggacacgccaatcagcctaccctgGATGTCTtcggactgagggaggaaaccggagtcgATCACCCGGGGTGTGTTCGGTGTGGGTGTATGAATTCAAATGAGCTTCTTCGGATTTGCGCTGGAGCTATGACGCTAACAGGTAACGAGCGTGTAGCCTAGTCATTAGCACAGACTTGCTGATGTGGATCTGACGTAACTCTCACCTTCATCCAAACAAAGAAAACCGACACTTAATTTGCATATGCAAATCAAACGTTCGAACACACTGCTAAGCTGGTGGCTGTGAGATTTTATTACTCGCTGAACCACAGTAACGCCGTAGCGCAAAACTAACCTTCGGTGTAAACTGACACTAAACATGTCTCCGCTGAACCATGGGCGCTTTTGAGGTAACAGGTACGTTGTGTAAATTTTATTTTGGTCGAACGGTTCCTCTGTGACACGCTGAAGGCCAAAggaataaatatgtaaataaatacagaaataaataaaaggagcATAAGAATAAAAGCCAAGAAATGTGAGCCACGCGTACATAAAAAGTCAGTTCACTCCCTCGGTGGTACTCCTGGCTCTGGTTTTGGAGCGTGTGCTGACCTCAGACGTGTAGCGCGTCGCTGAAGTCGCCACGTGCGGCCGAAACGGCGGGTCTCGAGcgtcgttctttctttttcccacctcttcttcttcctcatcttcctccagCTCGTCTTCCTCTACTCCGTAaacacttttctctctctggtgCTTCTCGCAGTGATTCTCGAAGGCGTCCATGTCCGTGAAAACGACGCTGCAGACTCTGCAGTGAAAGACGCGCACGGCCGACTCGGTGTCACGGAGCTCGTTGTGCAGTTCAGACGTGCAGACGAAAGCAGCACAGCACACGCTACACGTGTGCGTGAGTGAATCATGTGAATCTCTGTGAATCTTCTCATGCTGCCTAAGCGCTGAAACAGTCCTGAAGCTTTTACGGCACGTGGCGCAGGTGTGCCGGCCCTCTCCCGCCTCGACGGCCTGGTGGGACAGGAGGTGAGCGGCGGTACGAAACGCCTCGCCGCACTTGTCGCACTTGTACGGCCGCTCGCCCGTGTGCTTCCTGACGTGTACGATGAGGCCGGACTTCTGCGTGAACGACTTGCCGCACACGCCGCACTTGAAGGGTTTCTCGCCCGTGTGGAGCCGCCGATGAGTCTCCAGGTGCGACCCACGTCCGAAACACCTGCCGCAATCCGGGCACTTGAAGGGCTTCTCGCCCACGTGGACGGCCATGTGGCGCACCAGCTGGGACGGCCGAGAGAACACCTTGGCGCACGTGTGCTTCCTGCACCTGTACCTGCTGCGCTCGTGCTTCCTCTCACCGGTGCGTGCGCACACGTGGAGCGCCAGGTGTGACGAGGTGACAAACGTCTTGCTGCAAATCTGGCATGTATACGGTTTATCCGGTCCTCCTTTACAGAAGCGCCTGTCAAAACGTGTGGCGGGGTCACAGGTCAGATTTGCGTGGTGTTCCGGCGTCCCACGTGCCTCGGAACCAGGAGGCTCCGAGTGCGTCTCTGGTTCCTGCGTGTCCTCTTCCTTAATACCTTCGTGAGAGTACAAGCTTTCACCCGTCATCTCAGTGACGTCTCTGTCCAGGTTTTCATACGTGGAGCTGCATCACGCGATCAGCATCAGATCCTTGGTGCAAATTAACCAAGGCATGAGGACATTACTGTGTTGGCTTGATAGTCTCTACATcatctgtaatatttaattcCATTAGACACAGATCTGATTCATGCATGAGCTGTACAATACCAGACCTCAGAGATGTGAAGTGAGGTCAGTTATTTCAAGGGTGTTAATCAGCATCCAGAAGAACAACTGAGAATCATCTCCAGCCTTAAATATGTCCTGTGTGAAAGTGAAGATTGTCATGGAGGCTAGTGTGTGCTCCCCATGCAGGCTGTAAAGATTGATCTAAAGCCAGTCACAGCCACACATGCAGGGGAAAAGGCTTGGATGTAGCTTTAAGATAAACAACACACTGAATCACAACAGCTGGAATTCAGGCACTTCGTGGTGTTAGATTTGAAATAAATCCGATCTAATCCTCTGCGAAGAAAACAAACCTGATCACTCAGTGGCTGCGgtgtgggctgtgtcccaaatctaACCCCAATTCCTCACGTTACTAGGCTGCTAGCAACAAAACGAAAGTGGCTGCCGTGCTTACACTTCTTCTTCGTCTGTTATTATGGAGCAGCACAAAACAGCTCAAGAGAATCATACTGCCCCCTACTGGACTGCAGTACATATAACACAGGAGGATGAtggcggtgatgatgatgatagttaTGTTTATGGTGTTGATCATCATTATGTTTATGGTGATAGTGGTGATGATGCTggttatggtgatgatgatgatgatgttgatgatgatgatgatgatgatgattgttatggtggtgttgatgatgatgatgatggttatggtggtattgatgatgatgatgatgatggttatggttgtgttgatgatgatggttatggtggtgatgatgatgatgatgatggtggttatGGTGGTGTTGataatgatgatgttgatgatgatgttatggtgttgttgatgatgatgatgatgatgatgatgatgatgatgatgatgatgatgatggttatggtggtattgatgatgatgatgatgatggttatggttgtgttgatgatgatggttatggtggtgatgatgatgatgatgatgatgatgatgatgatggttatggtggtgttgatgatgatggttatggtggtgatgatgatgatgatgatgatgatgatgatgatggttatggtggtgttgatgatgatgatgatgatgatgatggttatggtggtgttgatgatgatgatggttatggtGGTATTGACGATGATGGTTATGGTGgggatggtgatgatgatggttatgcTGGtgttgattatgatgatgatggtggtggttatGTTGGtgttgattatgatgatgacgatggtggTGGTTATGGTGGtgttgattatgatgatgatggtggtggttatggtggtgttgatgctgatgatggtgatgatgatgatgttgatgatgatgatgatggtggtggttatGGTggtgttgttgatgatgatgatggttatggtgatgatggtgatgatgatgatggtgatggttatgCTGGTGTTGAttatgaggatgatgatgatgatggtggtggtggttatGGTGGtgttgattatgatgatgataatggtggtggttatggtggtgttgatgatgatgatggttatggtgatgatggtggtggtggttatGCTGGtgttgattatgatgatggtgatgatgatgatgatgatgatggtggtggtggttatGGTGGtgttgattatgatgatgatggttatggagatgatgataatgatgatgttgatgatgatgatgatggttacggtgatgttgatgatgatgatgatgattatgatgatgatggttatggagatgatgataatgatgatgttgatgatgatggttatggtgatgttgatgatgatggtgttcgttatggtggtgttgatgatggtgatgatgatgatgatggtggttatggtggtgttgatgatggtgatgatgatgatggtggttatggtggtgttgatgatgatgatgatgatgatgatgatgatggttatggtgacgatgatggtggtggtgttgatgatgatcattatcatcatcattatgttcatggtgatgatgatgatgatgttgatgatgacgatgatgatgatgttgatgatgatgatgatgatgatgatgatggttatggtggtgttgatgatgatgatgatgatggttatggagatgatgataatgatgatgttgatgatgatgatgatggttatggtgatgatgatggtggtggttatggtggtgttgatgatgttgatgatgatgatggtggttatggtggtgttgatgatgatgatgatgatgatgatgatggttatggtgatgatgatggtggtgttgatgatgatcatcatcattatgttgatgtgatgatgatgttgatggtgatgatgacgatgatgatgatgttgatgatgatgatgatgatgatgatggttatggtggtgttgatgatgtgttatgtgatatgatttttttttcatatctcatGACCGGTGCCCTCAAGTCCCTTTTGGCATGTTTGCCGTCAGATTCGTTTGCGCATTGTTCGAGAACGAAAAAGCTTACGATAAATTTTTGCCAGCTTATTCTGAAGATGATCTCTTTTGAATTTTTTGAAAATCAGATGAACAGTCTAGgatgagttaatactgatatttcggacctttttctttttagtaacacttacttttctagCCTTTTTTTGCCCCGTCCCAAtatttttgagacatgttgtggccatcaaatgtAAAATGACcctattttttccttaaaatggtacatttccttaGATTGAACATTTGGTATGTTTTCTAtgctctattgtgaataacatatgggtttatgagatttgcagatcattgcattctgtctttattgattattttacacagcgtcccaacatttttggaattgtggtTGTAGTTTACTATACTATAATGACCTGTTATTTTAGATATGgcctcaacattttttttttttttttttggggggggggggggggggggtggcaaCAGCTTAACAACAGAAACCTAacgtagcaaaaaaaaaaaataatcaattaaacAGGCTgcttcacaaaacaaaacaaaaaatggtgATAACGCTACACTTTTTTGGTTATAAAGCACAGAAAATGAAATTAGGATCTTTATTTGCAGTAAAATAAGTTCATATTAGTGACAAGCGCTTTGAGATGGCAGAACGCCATTGGGGGCGtgttctaatttgcatatttatgcgtttcacaatataacatacaagtaggcatgagaaaacttgagttggtcaattatgacagaatttaggaacatagtgtgagccatgacacattaatttaccttctgataaactaaatgtaatattttcagttaattttacagactgtatgcaaaaaaaacaacaaccgttaacctgttccaccttgtaaacaaatacaataaacctcattgttcagtgtttgaagtctgctcctcttaaatatatttaaagctacactattagacgttttccactgtcatggttctgggctggagtcagttctcaaaccgctctgtgtatattgtgtatatatctgaataatctcatataggatgtgattgggtgagttcatttacccatcagatgcaaagtgctttagtttaatgaTGTTCATTAGGGACGCtccaatcaggatttttacagccgttaccgatccagataccaatcttttttttgtttaagattTCATCAGGTCATAAAgagttatttaaatgtaagcccTCTGCTCATGGTCAATGGTAAtttagttaaaataatagcaatgagaaatactgttggttaattgataaataaacaagcataaaatatttatttttaagtatcttaaaaacaataaagagtcctaattaaaagtagactaacacaaaaattatccatattaggaaaaaggctaacaGCTTTCTAAGTGTAACCGGTCCGTTCTGCCTAGCCCGGCTACACTGCGTTGTGTTCTGATGCACAATAGACTCTGGACACCGACGTATCTTGTTGAACTCGGGTTTATTCGTCCCGCAGACAAGCTCAACGTCTATTTAGAGTTCAAAAAGAGCAAAACGTCATCGTACGGGATTTATCTTCACAGCACACCTCTCTCAGTCAAACTCAACGCCGATTCACTATCAACATGAGACTCAAAACatgttaataaaatacaaaagataCAAATAACAAATGTCATTAAATTGCATTCTATTAcaataaattatattgttaataACAATTAGCTTTTTAACTTAATACATATTAACACAAAATATAGATTATATTGATGCGCATTTATCACCTGGcgcataataaaaaaaatatataaattctatGAAGGAAAGGAATCAAGTTCAAGTGTTCAGTGTTCAAGTGTAGCAACGTGTCCCCTGCCTTGAGCCCCGaattccctggaataggctcatTCAATACTCTACTTCTATATTGACACCCGATTACATCTCCCCATACTATTCTCAAAACTACCAGTATTACCATATTTTAGACAATACATTATTGTCATTTCAGTAGTATAAGTTACATGGCATTACATGAAAACGTATTCCTGGATACCAGACCCTTTTATTTAGCAAGTTTATGGATGTACTTCAGTTCCCCCTAGTGGTGTAGTGTGTagtcagtgtttttgttttgttttgctttgttttcctGTCCTGATGTTAATTTTAGTGAATCTTAgaccaaaactaaacaaactaaTTTTAATGTTCTTCTATGAAGAAATGCATTTGGAGCCACAGCGCCACCGTTTATCGACTACTTGAAGGAGATTCTCAGACGTTACCCTGATGGAGGACAGATACTGAAGGTGAGAATGGACTTTATGGTTATACATGTTTATTAATTGGTCACATCAcaaaatatgcacacacacacaaacacacacacacacacacacacacacacacacacacaaaacaaaacaaaacaaaaaaaccgcTGACTGATTATTCAGGtattaaaagtaaaacagaGCATTTTGTGTACTGATGTTATGTCCATGATATTAATTCATGTCCTGTAGGATTCTTCATAATGA contains these protein-coding regions:
- the LOC124628275 gene encoding zinc finger protein 239 — protein: MTGESLYSHEGIKEEDTQEPETHSEPPGSEARGTPEHHANLTCDPATRFDRRFCKGGPDKPYTCQICSKTFVTSSHLALHVCARTGERKHERSRYRCRKHTCAKVFSRPSQLVRHMAVHVGEKPFKCPDCGRCFGRGSHLETHRRLHTGEKPFKCGVCGKSFTQKSGLIVHVRKHTGERPYKCDKCGEAFRTAAHLLSHQAVEAGEGRHTCATCRKSFRTVSALRQHEKIHRDSHDSLTHTCSVCCAAFVCTSELHNELRDTESAVRVFHCRVCSVVFTDMDAFENHCEKHQREKSVYGVEEDELEEDEEEEEVGKRKNDARDPPFRPHVATSATRYTSEVSTRSKTRARSTTEGVN